From the Kitasatospora atroaurantiaca genome, the window GTAGCCGGAGCCGAAGTCGTGACGGGTGAGCGCGGGGCTGCCGGCCAGCATGCCGTGGGTGTAGGCGGCGAGCGTTTCGGCACCTTCGGTGCTCAGGGACTCGCTCCAGGAGTCGGCCGTCGAGCCGTCGGAGAGCGTGATCTGCTCATCCTGGCGCAGCGGGCGGTACTCCTCGACCCGGATGCCGAGCGCCTCGCGCAGCGGGGCGGCCGGGTAGCCGCCGAGCCGGGCGTGCAGGCGCTCGTTGACCATGCCGCTGAAGTGCTGCACCAGCAGGGTGCCACCGGCGGCGACGTAGCGGCGCAGGTTCCCGGCGCCTGCGTCGGTGAGCAGGAACAGCGCCGGGGCGATCACCAGCCGGTAGCGGCTCAGATCGTGCTCGGGGTGGGCGAAGTCGACCGTCCGTCCGGCCTCCCAGAGCGCCCGGTGCGCGCGGCTCAGCGCGGCGAAGTAGTCGAGCTCGGAGGACGGGAGCCCGTCGATGTCCATCGCCCACCAGGCGTCGGAGTCGTGCAGGACGGCGACCTCGGCCCGGACGGTGGAGCCGGCGAGTTCGCCGAGCCGGGCGACGGCCTCCCCGGTCGCCGTGACCTCGCGGAAGGTACGGCTGTCCGCCCCGGCGTGCGGGACCATCGCCGAGTGCCACTGCTCGGCGCCGGCTCGGGACTGGCGCCACTGGAAGAACAGCGCGCCCTCCGAGCCTCGGGCGATGTGGGCGAGCGAGTGGCGCAGGATGTCCCCCGGCTCCTTGGCCAGGACGCGGCCGCCGGCGTAGACGGTGTTGGTGCCCTGTTCCATCAGCAGCCAGGGGCCGCCGCCGGCGAACGAACGGGCCCGGTCCGCGTCGAAGGCGGCATGGGCGGCGGCGTCGACGCCGGGTGCGCCGGGGTAGTGATCGATCGAGACCAGGTCGACCTCGCGGCCGAAGGCCCACAGGTCCAGGTTCTGGTAGCTGGGCACCATGAGGTTGGTCGTCACCGGGCGGTCGCTGTGGGCGCGGATCGCGTCGCGCTGCTCGCGGTAGGCGGCGAGGGTCTCGTCGGACCAGAAGCGGCTGAAGTCCAGTGCCTGGCCGGGGTTGCGGTGCCACTGGCTGTCGCGGGGCGGCAGTATCTGTTCCCACGAGGTGTAGCGCTGGCTCCAGAAGGCCGTGCCCCAGGCCTCGTTGAGGGCGTCAAGGGATCCGTGGCGGGCACGCAGCCAGACCCGGAAGGCGGCGGCGGTGTGGTCGCAGAGGCAGAGCGTCACGTACTCGTTGTGAACGTGCCACAGGGCGAGCGCCGGGTGGTCCCCGTAGCGTTCGGCGAGGGCGCCGGCGATGCGGCGGGCGGCCCGGCGATAGGCAGGGGCGGTGAGGCAGTAGGTGTCCCGGCTGCCGTGGGTCAGGCGGGTACCGTCCGGGCGGACCGGCAGGGCGTCGGGGTGGGCGAGGGTGAACCAGGGCGGCGGGGAAGCGGTCGGGGTGGCGAGGTCGACGGCGACGCCGTTGGCGTGCAGGCGGTCGAGGTGGGCGTCGAGCCAGTCGAAGTCGTACCGTCCCTCCTCGGGCTCCAGCAGAGCCCAGGAGAAGACACCCACGGTGGCGAGGTTGACCCGCGCCCGGCGCATGAGTTCGTCGTCCTGCTTCCAGACCTGCTCGTCCCACTGCTCGGGGTTGTAGTCCCCGCCGAAGGCGAGGCCGCCGAGTCGGTCGGTGAGCCGTCGGATGTCCATCTGGGAACCGTCCTTCCGGGAGCGGTGTCAAGTGCGGCGCGGGGCCCCGGCGGTGCTTTCCCGGACCACCAGCTCCGGTGGCATCAGGAGGAGTTGGTCCTCGGGCCGGTCACCCGCGGCGGTCGCGGCGATCCTTGCCATGACCTGCTCGACGGCGACCTGTCCGAGGTCCTTCTTCGGGCTGGTCACGGAGGTGAGTCGGGGGGAGTACTGCTCGGCCATCGGGTCGGGGCAGATGGCGATGACGGAGGCGTCCTCCGGCACGGTCCGCCCACTGGCGCGCAGCAGGGTGAGCAGCGGGCCGATGGCGGCCTCGTTCTGCACCACGAACCCGGTGGTCTCCGGGCGGTCCGCGAGGATGCGTGCCAGGGTGCCGGCGGTGCTCTCGTAGCTGCCCTCGCACGGTCGGTGGAGGAAGCGCAGGTCGCGCCGCTCGGCGCGGGCGCGGAAGCCGCTCAGGGTGCGTTCGGCGTAGCCGGCGTGCCGCCGGTAGACGCCGCTGCTGTAGCCGATGAAGGCGATGTCGCGGTGGCCGAGGTCGGCCAGGTGGTCGGCGCACAGGGCGCCCGCGGTGGCGAAGTCGTGGTCGACGCAGGAGAGGCCGGCGGGATCGTCGGGCAGACCGATGAGGGCGGCCGGGATCTGCTCGGCGCGCAGGACCGGGACGCGGTCGTCGTCCAGTCGGACGTCCATGAGGATGACGCCGTCGGCGAGTCCGGTGGCGGCGACCCGGCGGACGCCGTCGGGCCCCTCGTTGTTGGTGAGCAGCAGGACGTCGTGGCCGTGCTCGCGGGCGGCCACCGTGACCGCGATGGCGATCTCCATCATGGTGGGCACGTGCACCTCGGGGTGGAGCGGCACCACCAGGGCGATGATGTGCGATCGCTTGCCGGCCAGCGCCCGGGCACCAGCGTTGGGGTGGTAGCCGAGTTCCGTGATGGCCTGCTCGATGCGGGTCCTGGTCAGGTCCGCGATCGGCCGCTTGCCGCTGAGGGCGTAGCTGACCGTGCTCGACGAGACGCCGGCGCGCTTGGCCACATCGGCGAGTGTCACCATCGTGCTGTTCCTTCGATTGGGTTCCGGTAGGGCTCAGCCCTTGATCGCGCCGGTCAGGACACCGGTGCGCAGGTGCTTCTGCACGAACGGGTACACGATCACCAGCGGTACGAGGGTGAGGACCACGACCGCCATCTGCAGCGACAGCGGGGCGGTCTGCGCGTGGGCGCTGCCGAAGCCGGAGTTGACGGAACCGGGTAGGCCGTTGCCCCGGTTGACGTAGGTGAGCAGCACGTACTGCAGCGGCCACTTCTGACTGTCCGTCGGCATGTAGAGCATCACGTTGAAGAAGGAGTTCCAGTAGCCCACGGCGTAGAAGAGCGCGGTGACCGCGGTGACGGCGCGCGAGGTGGGCAGGACGACGGACCACAGGATCCGCCAGTCGCCGGCGCCGTCCATTCGGGCGGCGTCGATCAGTTCGGAGGAGGTGTCCTGGTAGAACGCGCGCAGCACCAGGATGTTGAAGACGGAGACCGCGCCCGGCAGGATCAGCGCCCACCACTGGCCGTAGCCGCCCAGCCCGGTGACCACCAGGAAGCTCGGGATCAGGCCGCCGCCGACGAACATCGTGACGATCAGCACCATCAGGATGAAGCGGTGCCCGAAGGAGCGCGACCGGGAGAGGCCGTAGGCGCACAGGACCGAGACGGCCATGGAGACCGCCGTTCCGACCATGGTGATGCCCAGGCTCACCATCAGTGCGGTGACGACCGTCGGGTCGCTGAGCATCTGACGGTACGTCTCGGTGCTCAGGCCGTCCGGCCAGATCACCAGACCGCCGGCCCGGTTGACGGCACCGGGCGTGGAGAAGCTGGTCAGCACTATGATCCAGAGCGGGACCAGGATGACGGCGAGCGTCGTCCCGAGCGTCAGCCCCTTGGCGGTTCGACCGACGATGGTGGGCGGCTCCTCCCAGGGCGGGCGGGCGGAGCGCGCCCTGCGCCGGGTGGTGCCTGCTTCCCGGCCGCGCCGTTCGCGCCGGGAACCGATGGTGAGTGCGTTGGTCATTTTCGGTACAGCCCGTCCTCGCCGAAGGCGTGTGCCAGCTTGTTGGCGCCCCAGATGAGCAGCAGCGAGACCACGCTCTTGAAGAGCCCGGCCGCCGCGCCGTAGCTGTAGCCGCCGGTGGCGATGCCGTAGTAGAAGGAGAAGGTGTCCAGGACGTCCGCCGCCTCGTGGCCGACCGCGTCGCGCTGGATCAGGAACTGCTCGAAGCCGACGGACAGCGCGTTGCCGAGGCGCAGGACCAGCATCAGGACGATCACCCCGCGCAGGCCCGGCAGCGTGATGTGCCACATCCGCCTCAGCCGTCCCGCGCCGTCCGCCGCCGCGGCCTCGTACAGCTCACTGTTGATCGCGCTGAGCGCCGCGAGGAAGACGATGATCCCCCAGCCGGCCTCCTTCCAGATCGCCTGGGAGGTGACCAACAGGGCGAAGGTGTGCGGGTTGGTCATGATGTCCCAGGTGCCGATGTCGTGCTGGCGCAGGAACTGGTTGAGCACGCCGGCGCCGCCCAGCATCTGCTGGAAGATGGTGATCGCGAGCACCCACGAGAAGAAGTGCGGCAGGTAGACCACGGACTGGAACAGGTTGCGGATCCGCTCGCTCATCACCGAGTTGAGCAGCAGGGCGAGCGCGATCGGGACCGGGAAGAACAGGACCAGCTGCACGAAGCTCAGGTACAGCGTGTTCCTCATCGAGGCCCAGAACGCCGGGTCGCCGAACAGCTGCTGGAACTGGTCGAAACCGACCCACTCGCTGTGCCAGACCCCGACCAGCGGGTCGTACTCCTGGAAGGCGGTGACGATGCCGAACAGCGGGACGTAGTTGAACACCAGGAGCAGGGCGACCGCGGGCACCGTCATCAACAGGAGCGACCGGTCGCGCCGCAGTCTGATCCGCCAGTTGAGCCGCGCGCTGCCGGCCGGGCGCTGCGGTGCTGCGCTGCTCACTGGCCGGTGCCGTACTTGTCGAGGACGTTGTCGGTCATCCACTGCTTGAGCCTCTCGCCGGGGCCGGACCGCCAGCTGGAGATGGCGTCCTGCACCTCGGAGACCTTCTTCTTGCCGTGGTAGCAGTCCTTGATGGTGTCGTTGACGTTCTGCGCCGCCGCGGCCGAGGAGATCGCCTGGGGCATGGTGAAGTTCATGCCCCAGAAGGGCGGCTTGGTGAGGTACTTGACGTTGGCGGCCGACCAGGCCGCGTAGTCCTTGGTGACCTGGTCACCTCCCGGGTTGCTGATCACGGAGGAGGAGGCGGCCAGGAACGGGAAGGCCGTCGCCTGGACGTCCTTCTTGCCCTCCTCCGTGAAGGTCGGCACGCCGTTGACCCGGGTGTGGTGGACGCCCTCGACACCGAAGTTGACCAGGGTGTACTCGGCGGTGCCGTAGGGGGCGGCCAGGTAGTTCGCGACGGAGAGGAGTTCCTCGATCTGCGCGGGCTTCAGGTCGGCGTTGAGGTAGCTGATCATGCTGGCGGAGGCACCCATGTAGATCACCGGTGTGCCTGTTCCGCCGGCGGTGACGGCGTTGAGGGCGCCGCGCCGGTAGTTCGGGTCCGCGGCGGTGCCGGACTGGTGGTCGGCCAGGTTCCAGGCGCCCAGTCCGCCGCCCGCGATGAGCACCTTCCCGCTGTAGAAGCGGGTCGCGCCGTTGGCGTTGTCACCGGCGAGCGCGTCCGGGTGCATGTAGCCCGCGGTGGCCAGGCGGTAGTGCCAGTCGAGGGCCTCCAGGAACTCCTGGGTCTCGAACGGGTGGACCAGCTTGCCGTTGTCGACCCTCCAGTTCATGGGGACGCCCCAGCTGAACTGGAGGTATGTCCACACGTCGTCGAAGGCCCACACACCGCGCTTGGCGTCGGTCAGTTCCTTGCCGATGTTCATCAGGTCGTCGGCGGACTTGACCTGCTCGGCCGTGATGCCCCGGCCTTCGAGGATGTCCCGGCGGTAGAAGGTGGCTCCCGGGATGCCGAAGCTGGTGGAGAAGCACGGGATCCCGTAGAGCTTGTCGCCC encodes:
- a CDS encoding beta-galactosidase, which codes for MDIRRLTDRLGGLAFGGDYNPEQWDEQVWKQDDELMRRARVNLATVGVFSWALLEPEEGRYDFDWLDAHLDRLHANGVAVDLATPTASPPPWFTLAHPDALPVRPDGTRLTHGSRDTYCLTAPAYRRAARRIAGALAERYGDHPALALWHVHNEYVTLCLCDHTAAAFRVWLRARHGSLDALNEAWGTAFWSQRYTSWEQILPPRDSQWHRNPGQALDFSRFWSDETLAAYREQRDAIRAHSDRPVTTNLMVPSYQNLDLWAFGREVDLVSIDHYPGAPGVDAAAHAAFDADRARSFAGGGPWLLMEQGTNTVYAGGRVLAKEPGDILRHSLAHIARGSEGALFFQWRQSRAGAEQWHSAMVPHAGADSRTFREVTATGEAVARLGELAGSTVRAEVAVLHDSDAWWAMDIDGLPSSELDYFAALSRAHRALWEAGRTVDFAHPEHDLSRYRLVIAPALFLLTDAGAGNLRRYVAAGGTLLVQHFSGMVNERLHARLGGYPAAPLREALGIRVEEYRPLRQDEQITLSDGSTADSWSESLSTEGAETLAAYTHGMLAGSPALTRHDFGSGYGWYLSTRLDDTGYAALVGRLLTEAGVAPELPGLPPGVEAVARHAPDGRRWLLLLNHRDDAVPLPRPGHDLLTDGPLRELPPGGCAVLRAH
- a CDS encoding LacI family DNA-binding transcriptional regulator, with the translated sequence MVTLADVAKRAGVSSSTVSYALSGKRPIADLTRTRIEQAITELGYHPNAGARALAGKRSHIIALVVPLHPEVHVPTMMEIAIAVTVAAREHGHDVLLLTNNEGPDGVRRVAATGLADGVILMDVRLDDDRVPVLRAEQIPAALIGLPDDPAGLSCVDHDFATAGALCADHLADLGHRDIAFIGYSSGVYRRHAGYAERTLSGFRARAERRDLRFLHRPCEGSYESTAGTLARILADRPETTGFVVQNEAAIGPLLTLLRASGRTVPEDASVIAICPDPMAEQYSPRLTSVTSPKKDLGQVAVEQVMARIAATAAGDRPEDQLLLMPPELVVRESTAGAPRRT
- a CDS encoding carbohydrate ABC transporter permease; the encoded protein is MTNALTIGSRRERRGREAGTTRRRARSARPPWEEPPTIVGRTAKGLTLGTTLAVILVPLWIIVLTSFSTPGAVNRAGGLVIWPDGLSTETYRQMLSDPTVVTALMVSLGITMVGTAVSMAVSVLCAYGLSRSRSFGHRFILMVLIVTMFVGGGLIPSFLVVTGLGGYGQWWALILPGAVSVFNILVLRAFYQDTSSELIDAARMDGAGDWRILWSVVLPTSRAVTAVTALFYAVGYWNSFFNVMLYMPTDSQKWPLQYVLLTYVNRGNGLPGSVNSGFGSAHAQTAPLSLQMAVVVLTLVPLVIVYPFVQKHLRTGVLTGAIKG
- a CDS encoding ABC transporter permease, with the translated sequence MAVRPRREAQAVDDRQRPRQVRHRPVSSAAPQRPAGSARLNWRIRLRRDRSLLLMTVPAVALLLVFNYVPLFGIVTAFQEYDPLVGVWHSEWVGFDQFQQLFGDPAFWASMRNTLYLSFVQLVLFFPVPIALALLLNSVMSERIRNLFQSVVYLPHFFSWVLAITIFQQMLGGAGVLNQFLRQHDIGTWDIMTNPHTFALLVTSQAIWKEAGWGIIVFLAALSAINSELYEAAAADGAGRLRRMWHITLPGLRGVIVLMLVLRLGNALSVGFEQFLIQRDAVGHEAADVLDTFSFYYGIATGGYSYGAAAGLFKSVVSLLLIWGANKLAHAFGEDGLYRK
- a CDS encoding ABC transporter substrate-binding protein; this encodes MRSGLNRRSFLTTAATVAGAAAMAPMLSACGSGSAKKSGANTKEGLKAALPAYVPNGNAVKPDIASVQGGPDAATDPAYLSYPASPPSSVSGVPGKGGSYTAVTPLWGTNPPAGNSFFQAMNKALGVELTVKPADGNTYDTIVPTMTAAKKLPDWINLPAWWNAKFNTGSLVGSQLADLTPYLSGDNIKKYPNLAALPTGAWQNGVWGDKLYGIPCFSTSFGIPGATFYRRDILEGRGITAEQVKSADDLMNIGKELTDAKRGVWAFDDVWTYLQFSWGVPMNWRVDNGKLVHPFETQEFLEALDWHYRLATAGYMHPDALAGDNANGATRFYSGKVLIAGGGLGAWNLADHQSGTAADPNYRRGALNAVTAGGTGTPVIYMGASASMISYLNADLKPAQIEELLSVANYLAAPYGTAEYTLVNFGVEGVHHTRVNGVPTFTEEGKKDVQATAFPFLAASSSVISNPGGDQVTKDYAAWSAANVKYLTKPPFWGMNFTMPQAISSAAAAQNVNDTIKDCYHGKKKVSEVQDAISSWRSGPGERLKQWMTDNVLDKYGTGQ